The sequence below is a genomic window from Streptosporangium lutulentum.
TCCGGCGACGATCGGCACCGAGAACCGCCAGGGCCGCCGGGCGGGCGCGAGGACCGGGGCCGTGGTGATCTCGTCGAACAGCTCCCTGGCGCCGGGGGTCATCCCGGGCCCCGGGTCGGGCGCGATTCCCGCGACGAGGCGGTCGATGTCGTTCATCACAGCTGTCCTTTCGCCAGTGCGATCGCGCGTGAGCCGTACCTGGCCATGTCGAGTCCCGCGGCGTCCAGCTCCCTGGCGAGCCGTTTCCTGGCCCGATGCAGCCGCAGGCGCACCGCGCCGTGGGAGCAGCCCAGAACCTTCGCGACCTCCTCGCCGCTCAGCCCTTCCCAGCTGATCAGGGAGAGCAGCTCCCGGTCGTCGGGGCGCAGGCGCATGAAGGCCCGGCGAATCCCGTGGGGATCCTCCTCGACGACGTTCTCGGACCAGACGGCCAGTTCGGCGCGGAGCCGTACGGCCAGCGCGGTCCGCCGGGTCTCGTCCCTGCGTTTGTTGGCCAGGGTCCGGCGGGCCACGCCGTACAGCCAGAGCCGGGCCTCGTTCCCCTCGGGGATGTCGTCCACCCTGCGCCAGGCCGTGGTGAACGTCTCGGCGAGCGCGTCGGCGGCGTCGTCGGGGGAATCGGTGCGCCGCCGCACATAGGCGAGGAGGTCCGGATAGTGCGCGTCGTAGATCTCCTCGAAGCGCTGCTTGGGTTCAGGGGGGCCCACGCTGCTTCCTTTCGATGGGGACTCTTCGACTCCACATGTCCGGATATGGATGCGTGTTTCATCTCCGACGGGACCTTTTCCAGCCACTTCTGCGACCGGGTCGGGTGATCGAGGCGTTCACGGCGGCGGTCCGGGCCGGTGAATGAGGCGAACCGTACTAAAACGACTCCACCGGTCCGTGCCGGGAGCCTTGGACACCCGTGATCGCGCACCGTTATGGCTCCGCTGCGATAAGCGATACGTCGGCTGCCAAGTCGTTTGCAAATCGCCTCGTTCACGGTGTGACCACCAGCCGTACGCGAGACGGGAGCCGCGCGGATCGGGCGCGTCGCACGACCTGAGCGGAGCCCCCCATGCGCAAGGTTTTCCTGGTCTTCGCCGGTCTACTGCTCGTCGCGGCCCGTGCTGCTCTCGGTGGACGGCCGGGACGACCTGGGCCTGCTGGTGACCGGCGGTGAGGGCGCCGCGCCGCCGCCGGCCCGGGGGCCGGTGCTCGTCACCACCCCGTTCGACGCGGGCCGCGCCTCGGGCAACCATCCCGAGTGAGTCACGGCCGGGGGACTCGGATCGTCCCCGACGGTGAGGCCGTTCTCGGTCAGGCGGCCTGCCCGAAGGACTCCTCGGACAGGACAAGGTCGAGGAGACCGGGAAAACGGGCGTCGAGGTCGCCCCGGCGGAGGGTGATGTAGAACTTGCGTCCGGACGGACGCTGCCAGATGACGCCGCTCTCACGGAGCACCCGCCAGTGGTGGGTGAGGGTCGACTTCGGGACGCCGGGCGCGATCACACCGCAGAACATCTCCTCGCCAGGGGCGAGCGTCCGGACGATCGCAGCCCGGACCGGGTGACCGAGCGCGGTGAGAACCTCTTCCAGCCTGAACTGCTCGGGCGACGGGTGAAGCAGTGTCATGGAGCGATTGTACGGAAAAAGCGAACTTGACGGCATGGCCTCAATTGTACGATGATCCCGAACAATCAAACTGTTCGTGTTTCCCGAACAATCTGAAGGAAGTCATGTCGTCCCTCTCCCCGCCACGGAGCCGTCACCTCGGCTGGACCCTGGCCCTGCTGGCCTTCGCCCAGCTGATCACCTCGCTCGACTTCAACATCGTCTTCGTCGCCCTTCCCCGGATCGGCGAGGACCTGGGCTTCTCCGACCACACCTTGCAGTGGGTGACCAGCGCCTATGCCGTCACCTACGGAGGCTTTCTGCTGCTCGGCGGGCGCGCGGCCGACCTGCTCGGGCGCCGTCGCCTGTTCGTCCTGGCGCTGCTGGTGTACGCGCTGTCCTCGCTGGTCGGCGGGCTCGCCGAGAGCTCGGGCCTGCTGGTCGCCGCCCGAGCGGTGCAGGGGCTCGGTGGGGCATTGCTCTTCCCGGCCACCCTGTCGCTGGTCAACACCCTCTTCGCCGAGGGACCCGAGCGAAACCGGGCACTGGCGATCTGGAGCGGCGCCGGAGCCAGCGGCCTGTGCCTGGGATCACTGCTGGGCGGGCTGCTCACGGAGGCCTTCGGGTGGGAGTCGGTGTTCTACGTCAACGTCCCGCTCGCCGGCGGCGCGGCACTGCTCGCCTTCACCCTCATCCCCGCGGACGGCATGCGACAGCGGGGCCGCAGCTTCGACCTGCCCGGCGCGGTGACCGTCACCGCCGGGGTCACCCTGCTCGCCTTCGCGCTCATCCAGGGCCCCGAGTCCGGCTGGACCTCACCGATCATCCTGGCGAGCTTCGCCCTCGCCGCCGTGCTGCTCGCCGGCTTCCTCACCATCGAGGCTCGCAGCCGCGACCCCCTCATGCCGCTGCGCCTCATGGCCAACCGCAGCCTGAGCGGATCGATGGCCGTCACCCTGATCTTCGGGGCCACGTTCAACGCCCTGCCATACTTCCTGACGCTCTACTTTCAGACCGTCCATGGCTACAGCGCTCTGATGACCGGCGCGGCCTTCCTGGTGCCATCCCTCATGATCGCCGCCGGAACCCAGGTCGGCGAGCGGATGGCGACCCGGGCCGGGATGCGCCTCACCCTGCTCACCGGCATCGTCACCGGCGCCGCCGGCACCGCGCTACTCGCGGCTGGCATGACCACCGGCGGTTCGTACTGGAGCGTGCTTCCCGGAATCGTTGTCTTGGGGCTGGGCCAGGGCCTGACCTGGACCGGCATGT
It includes:
- a CDS encoding RNA polymerase sigma factor, encoding MGPPEPKQRFEEIYDAHYPDLLAYVRRRTDSPDDAADALAETFTTAWRRVDDIPEGNEARLWLYGVARRTLANKRRDETRRTALAVRLRAELAVWSENVVEEDPHGIRRAFMRLRPDDRELLSLISWEGLSGEEVAKVLGCSHGAVRLRLHRARKRLARELDAAGLDMARYGSRAIALAKGQL
- a CDS encoding ArsR/SmtB family transcription factor; amino-acid sequence: MTLLHPSPEQFRLEEVLTALGHPVRAAIVRTLAPGEEMFCGVIAPGVPKSTLTHHWRVLRESGVIWQRPSGRKFYITLRRGDLDARFPGLLDLVLSEESFGQAA
- a CDS encoding MFS transporter, translated to MSSLSPPRSRHLGWTLALLAFAQLITSLDFNIVFVALPRIGEDLGFSDHTLQWVTSAYAVTYGGFLLLGGRAADLLGRRRLFVLALLVYALSSLVGGLAESSGLLVAARAVQGLGGALLFPATLSLVNTLFAEGPERNRALAIWSGAGASGLCLGSLLGGLLTEAFGWESVFYVNVPLAGGAALLAFTLIPADGMRQRGRSFDLPGAVTVTAGVTLLAFALIQGPESGWTSPIILASFALAAVLLAGFLTIEARSRDPLMPLRLMANRSLSGSMAVTLIFGATFNALPYFLTLYFQTVHGYSALMTGAAFLVPSLMIAAGTQVGERMATRAGMRLTLLTGIVTGAAGTALLAAGMTTGGSYWSVLPGIVVLGLGQGLTWTGMWIAAASGVAPEEQGVASGMASTALQVGTALGLAVLIAIATGDVAGLTGEALRGEVAGGLRAAVFVAAAGILLSALIALTFKRRRAEAERVHADA